Proteins encoded together in one Bactrocera neohumeralis isolate Rockhampton chromosome 4, APGP_CSIRO_Bneo_wtdbg2-racon-allhic-juicebox.fasta_v2, whole genome shotgun sequence window:
- the LOC126754631 gene encoding actin-binding LIM protein 3-like isoform X2 — MRTYMMAANRGEWANMMMPASRRRKENESPKYGYNLGRSMPYRSTARHNVLLPQHSSASSTLPSGSYTSYGHTSTTTTPYYESHRLSSSQAANLPSASTSAASTASPPQFHTNAAATALHRLPPHYSSHHHVAHATLTLYAAHQCRGQAHSHIRV, encoded by the exons ATGAGGACATACATGATGGCCGCAAACCGTGGAGAATGGGCGAATATGATGATGCCTGCTTCGAGGCGTCGCAAAGAAAATGAATCACCGAAATATGGTTACAA CCTCGGCCGCTCAATGCCCTATCGTTCGACCGCTCGCCATAATGTGCTACTACCACAGCACTCATCAGCAAGCTCTACTTTACCGTCCGGTTCTTATACGTCCTATGGGCATacatcgacaacaacaacaccatacTATGAATCACACCGTCTCAGCAGCAGCCAGGCCGCGAATTTGCCAAGCGCAAGCACCAGCGCCGCTTCCACAGCCAGTCCGCCGCAATTTCACACAAACGCTGCCGCAACGGCGTTGCATAGACTGCCGCCACACTACAGCAGCCACCATCACGTTGCCCATGCGACTCTCACCTTATACGCCGCTCACCAATGCCGTGGACAAGCACACTCACATATTCGTGTATAA